In Rouxiella sp. WC2420, the following proteins share a genomic window:
- the bacA gene encoding undecaprenyl-diphosphate phosphatase produces MVTEGHQLLIALILGIVEGLTEFLPVSSTGHLIIAGNLMGYTDDKSKVFEVIIQLGSILAVVVMFWRRLFGLIGIHFGKKVEHEGIGKGHLTLLHIILGMLPAVVIGLLFSHDIKGLFEPKYVMYALVVGGIYILIAEWIKPKFPKAVGVDDITYLQAFLIGCLQCLALWPGFSRSGATIGGGLLVGVSRYAASEYSFLLAVPMMLGASALDLYKNHSILSWSDLPMFAVGFITAFIVALIAIKTFLAVIKRISFVPFAIYRFVVAGLVYWVFMT; encoded by the coding sequence ATGGTAACTGAAGGTCATCAGCTATTAATTGCGCTGATTTTAGGTATTGTTGAAGGCTTGACGGAATTCTTGCCGGTGTCATCTACCGGGCACTTAATTATCGCAGGTAATCTGATGGGGTACACAGATGATAAATCGAAAGTTTTCGAGGTTATCATCCAGTTAGGTTCCATACTTGCCGTTGTTGTAATGTTCTGGCGTCGCTTATTTGGCTTGATAGGCATTCATTTTGGCAAAAAAGTCGAACACGAAGGCATTGGTAAAGGTCATTTAACCCTGCTGCATATTATTCTTGGCATGCTGCCAGCGGTAGTTATTGGCCTGCTGTTTAGTCATGACATCAAAGGTCTATTTGAACCTAAATATGTCATGTATGCATTGGTAGTCGGCGGTATTTATATTTTAATTGCCGAATGGATAAAGCCGAAATTCCCCAAGGCAGTAGGTGTTGATGATATTACCTATTTGCAGGCATTCTTGATTGGTTGTTTGCAGTGTCTGGCGCTGTGGCCTGGTTTTTCTCGCTCCGGTGCAACTATTGGTGGTGGATTACTCGTCGGTGTCAGCCGATATGCCGCTTCAGAATACTCTTTCCTGCTGGCTGTGCCGATGATGTTAGGCGCCAGCGCGCTTGATCTTTACAAGAATCATTCGATCCTGAGCTGGTCAGATTTGCCGATGTTTGCCGTCGGTTTCATTACTGCTTTCATCGTCGCGCTAATCGCCATTAAAACCTTCCTGGCAGTGATCAAACGTATTTCGTTTGTTCCTTTCGCTATTTATCGCTTCGTTGTAGCGGGGCTGGTTTACTGGGTGTTTATGACCTGA
- the folB gene encoding bifunctional dihydroneopterin aldolase/7,8-dihydroneopterin epimerase — protein MDIVFIEQLNVITTIGAFEWEQTIQQKLVFDIELAWDNRKSAKSDDVNDCLSYADVSDVVIQHVTSQSFALVERVAEEVASLLMSRFNTPWVRIKLSKPGAIAHAANVGVIIERGTRTQ, from the coding sequence ATGGATATCGTATTTATTGAACAACTAAATGTAATCACCACCATAGGCGCTTTTGAGTGGGAACAAACCATTCAGCAGAAGCTGGTGTTTGATATTGAGCTTGCCTGGGATAATCGTAAATCGGCGAAAAGTGATGATGTAAACGACTGCCTGAGCTATGCAGATGTCAGTGACGTCGTTATCCAGCACGTGACCTCACAAAGTTTTGCGCTGGTTGAACGTGTCGCCGAAGAGGTCGCCAGCCTGCTGATGTCGCGATTTAATACTCCATGGGTGAGGATCAAGCTCAGTAAGCCAGGTGCCATTGCACATGCGGCAAATGTCGGCGTTATTATCGAACGCGGCACGAGGACTCAATAA
- a CDS encoding multifunctional CCA addition/repair protein, whose translation MKIYLVGGAVRDSLLNLAVHEQDWVVVGSTPEAMLELGYQQVGKDFPVFLHPVSRDEYALARTERKSGAGYNGFTCYASPDVTLEQDLMRRDLTINAIARSAEGDLVDPYHGQGDLEARILRHVSTAFGEDPLRVLRLARFAARFAHLGFSIAPETQQLITEMAASGELEALTPERVWKETEKALQTQDPQIYFQVLRDCGALKVLFPEIDALFGVPAPAKWHPEIDTGIHTMMTLKLAAELSDDVDIRFSALCHDLGKGLTPPEHWPSHHGHGPAGVKLVEELCQRLRVPTAIRDLAVLVAEFHDLIHTVERLRPETLLKLFDTIDVWRKPQRLEQMILTSEADARGRTGFERNPYPQGDYLRSAFDAANSVSIKEVVALGLQGMAIREELGKRRIAAMAEWRETQRIMPH comes from the coding sequence GTGAAAATCTATCTGGTCGGCGGTGCCGTCCGCGACAGTCTGTTAAACCTTGCCGTTCATGAGCAAGATTGGGTGGTGGTCGGTTCCACGCCCGAGGCAATGCTCGAACTCGGCTATCAACAGGTTGGCAAAGATTTTCCTGTTTTCCTCCACCCTGTCAGCCGTGATGAATATGCCCTCGCCCGCACCGAGCGCAAATCCGGGGCCGGTTACAACGGTTTTACCTGCTACGCTTCGCCCGATGTGACACTCGAGCAGGATCTGATGCGTCGCGACCTCACCATCAACGCCATTGCTCGTAGCGCGGAAGGTGATTTAGTCGACCCCTACCACGGCCAGGGTGATTTAGAAGCGCGCATTCTACGCCACGTTTCCACTGCCTTCGGCGAAGATCCGCTGCGCGTTCTCCGTCTGGCGCGTTTTGCCGCTCGCTTTGCACATCTTGGATTTTCCATTGCCCCTGAAACACAGCAATTGATTACCGAAATGGCCGCCAGCGGCGAACTTGAAGCTCTAACGCCAGAAAGGGTATGGAAAGAGACTGAAAAGGCTCTGCAAACGCAGGATCCGCAAATTTATTTTCAGGTGTTACGTGACTGTGGCGCACTTAAGGTGCTTTTCCCTGAAATCGATGCACTGTTTGGAGTCCCTGCTCCGGCAAAATGGCATCCGGAAATTGATACCGGGATTCATACAATGATGACGCTCAAGCTTGCCGCCGAGCTTAGTGATGACGTTGATATTCGTTTCTCGGCCCTGTGCCATGATCTTGGTAAAGGTCTGACCCCGCCGGAGCATTGGCCAAGTCATCACGGTCACGGTCCTGCCGGGGTTAAATTGGTTGAGGAACTGTGCCAGCGCCTGCGTGTGCCGACTGCAATTCGTGATTTAGCGGTTTTAGTCGCTGAGTTTCATGATCTTATTCACACGGTCGAACGCCTGCGCCCCGAAACACTGCTCAAGTTATTCGATACCATCGACGTTTGGCGCAAGCCGCAGCGTCTTGAGCAAATGATCCTGACCAGCGAGGCTGATGCTCGCGGGCGGACCGGTTTTGAACGCAATCCTTATCCGCAGGGGGATTACTTACGTTCCGCCTTCGATGCAGCCAATAGTGTATCGATTAAAGAAGTCGTCGCGCTGGGCTTGCAGGGAATGGCCATCCGCGAGGAGCTTGGCAAACGCCGTATCGCAGCCATGGCCGAATGGCGAGAAACGCAAAGAATTATGCCGCATTGA
- a CDS encoding TIGR04211 family SH3 domain-containing protein — translation MNKLRLFGFALLSLGITWGAHADEKRYISDDLITYIHSGPGNQFRIVGALNSGDEVTLKSVNTTTNYGQIVDAKGRDAWIPLDQLSTAPSVRTQVPDLQQQVKTLTDKLSNIDNSWNQRTAEMQQKVSSSDGIINGLKKENQDLKNQLIVAQKKVSAVNVQLDDKQRTIILQWFMYGGGVAGIGLILGLVLPHLVPRRKKKDRWMS, via the coding sequence ATGAATAAACTACGCCTTTTCGGTTTCGCTTTGCTTTCTTTAGGTATTACTTGGGGCGCTCATGCAGATGAAAAGCGCTATATTTCCGACGATCTCATCACCTATATCCACAGTGGCCCAGGAAACCAATTCCGCATCGTTGGCGCACTCAATTCCGGCGATGAAGTGACTTTAAAGAGTGTCAATACCACCACTAACTATGGTCAAATCGTTGATGCCAAAGGCCGTGACGCCTGGATCCCCCTGGACCAGCTGAGCACCGCACCGAGCGTTCGCACCCAAGTACCTGACCTGCAACAGCAGGTGAAAACGCTGACCGACAAGCTTAGCAATATTGATAATAGCTGGAATCAGCGCACCGCAGAGATGCAGCAAAAAGTCTCTTCCAGCGATGGCATTATCAACGGTTTGAAGAAAGAGAATCAGGATCTTAAAAATCAGCTGATTGTGGCGCAGAAAAAAGTTAGCGCCGTTAACGTTCAGTTGGACGACAAACAAAGAACCATTATTTTACAATGGTTTATGTATGGCGGTGGCGTAGCGGGCATCGGCCTGATCCTCGGATTGGTGTTACCACACCTGGTTCCACGCCGTAAGAAGAAAGATCGCTGGATGAGCTGA